One genomic window of Leptospira paudalimensis includes the following:
- a CDS encoding cryptochrome/photolyase family protein, with amino-acid sequence MKKALLILGNQLFDLDSILPKEKRSEYIVFIREDKELCTYYRFHKHKILFFFLAMRAYSEELKGLGFLVHYEPFDVKSESYDVQLSNFLLKESIEELHYFEIEDRFFEKRILSLLQKTKTKGIEHRSPMFLTKRKDFESYLLTHKKPFMKTFYESQRKTLNLLVNDKKEPIGGKWSFDTENRKKLPKSYQAPNLPQINFTTKEKEVFHLVETHFPNHPGETENFWLPTSRKGAKHWLEKFLKERLDLFGPYEDAFSQTFPFLQHSVLTPFLNVGLLTPKEVIEATIDHAKKNKIPIESLEGFIRQIIGWREFIRGIDQNFGEIQESKNHFGHKRKFTKHWFDGTTGIPPLDFVIKKCNQYGYAHHIERLMVLGSLMVLFEIHPKEAYRWFMEMFIDSSDWVMGPNVYGMALFSDGGIFATKPYICGSNYYQKMGQFPKGEWEEAVDGLYWSFIETHQSEFSENPRTAVLVGNLHRMQKERKEKLFETAKIWKEKLTLGP; translated from the coding sequence ATGAAAAAAGCCCTTCTCATCCTGGGAAACCAACTTTTCGATTTAGATTCGATTTTGCCCAAAGAAAAACGTTCCGAATACATAGTTTTTATACGAGAAGACAAAGAATTATGTACTTACTACCGCTTTCATAAACATAAAATTTTATTTTTCTTTTTAGCGATGAGAGCCTATTCAGAAGAACTAAAAGGATTAGGTTTTTTGGTTCACTACGAACCTTTTGATGTAAAATCCGAATCCTATGATGTGCAACTTTCAAATTTCCTTCTAAAGGAATCCATCGAAGAATTACATTACTTTGAAATCGAAGATCGTTTTTTTGAAAAAAGAATTCTATCGTTACTCCAAAAGACAAAAACAAAAGGGATCGAACATAGATCTCCTATGTTTCTCACAAAACGAAAAGATTTTGAATCCTATTTATTAACTCATAAAAAACCATTTATGAAAACTTTTTATGAATCACAAAGAAAAACATTAAATCTGTTAGTGAATGATAAAAAAGAACCTATTGGTGGGAAATGGAGTTTTGATACTGAAAATCGAAAAAAACTACCAAAATCCTACCAAGCACCAAATTTGCCCCAAATCAATTTTACAACCAAAGAGAAGGAAGTTTTTCATTTGGTGGAAACACATTTTCCAAACCATCCAGGAGAGACTGAAAATTTTTGGTTACCAACGTCTCGTAAGGGTGCCAAACATTGGTTAGAGAAATTTTTAAAAGAAAGATTAGATTTATTTGGTCCTTACGAAGATGCATTTTCACAAACCTTTCCCTTTTTGCAACATTCGGTACTCACACCCTTTTTAAATGTTGGTTTATTAACTCCAAAAGAAGTTATCGAAGCGACAATCGATCACGCAAAAAAAAATAAAATCCCAATTGAATCGTTGGAAGGTTTCATCCGACAAATCATCGGTTGGCGTGAATTCATTCGGGGAATCGATCAAAATTTTGGAGAGATCCAAGAATCAAAAAACCATTTTGGTCACAAACGGAAATTCACAAAACATTGGTTTGATGGTACTACTGGCATACCACCTCTCGATTTTGTCATAAAAAAGTGCAATCAATATGGATACGCACACCACATAGAAAGATTGATGGTACTTGGATCATTGATGGTGTTATTCGAAATCCATCCTAAAGAAGCTTACCGTTGGTTTATGGAGATGTTCATAGATTCGTCTGATTGGGTGATGGGACCCAATGTGTATGGGATGGCTCTCTTTAGTGACGGCGGAATTTTTGCCACCAAACCATACATATGCGGATCCAACTACTATCAAAAAATGGGCCAGTTCCCTAAGGGGGAATGGGAAGAAGCCGTGGATGGGTTGTACTGGTCGTTTATTGAAACGCATCAATCCGAGTTTTCCGAAAACCCACGAACCGCTGTCCTCGTTGGAAATTTACACCGAATGCAAAAAGAGAGGAAGGAAAAACTCTTTGAGACTGCCAAGATTTGGAAGGAAAAACTCACCTTAGGACCGTAA
- a CDS encoding ethanolamine ammonia-lyase subunit EutB gives MSYQIIIGKKTYQFRDLKEVLAKASPRRSGDILSGVAAENQEERIAAQMVLADIYLSDFLNIELIPANKDEVTRLILESHDPSAFKMISHLTVGGFRDFLLSETTDLSVLESIRMGLTPEMVAAVSKLMSNQDLILVSQKIKIITKFRNTIGLPGRLSVRLQPNHPTDDPKGIAASILDGLLLGSGDAVIGINPATDHVPTCISLLEMLDKIIQTYSIPTQSCILTHVTTSMQVMQKGAPLDLVFQSIGGTEALNQSFGINLSLLAEARDMALSLKRGSIGNNVMYFETGQGSALSAGAHHGIDQQTLEVRAYAVARKFSPLLVNTVVGFIGPEYLYNGKQIIRAGLEDHFCGKLMGLPMGVDICYTNHADADQDDMDTLLTLLGVAGCNFIMGIPGADDVMLSYQSTSFHDALYLRQVLGLKPAPEFEQWLVQKGIFSNGKQFLPVENQMVALFEKEMRLD, from the coding sequence GTGAGTTATCAAATCATCATCGGGAAAAAAACATATCAGTTCCGTGACTTAAAGGAAGTTTTGGCAAAAGCATCTCCACGTCGTTCAGGAGATATTTTGAGCGGAGTTGCCGCAGAAAACCAAGAAGAGAGAATTGCGGCCCAAATGGTGTTAGCTGATATTTACTTATCAGATTTTTTAAATATCGAATTAATTCCGGCAAACAAAGATGAGGTGACAAGACTCATTTTAGAATCTCATGATCCTTCTGCTTTTAAGATGATTTCCCATTTAACGGTAGGAGGATTTCGGGACTTTTTACTATCGGAAACAACAGATCTATCTGTTTTAGAATCCATTCGTATGGGACTTACTCCAGAAATGGTTGCTGCTGTTTCGAAACTCATGTCCAATCAGGATTTAATTTTAGTCAGTCAAAAAATCAAAATTATCACAAAGTTTCGAAATACAATAGGATTACCCGGAAGGTTGTCAGTTCGTTTGCAACCTAACCATCCCACCGATGACCCGAAAGGTATTGCAGCTAGTATCTTAGATGGTTTGTTACTTGGTAGTGGAGATGCTGTGATAGGAATTAACCCTGCCACTGATCATGTGCCCACTTGTATTTCACTATTGGAAATGTTAGATAAAATCATTCAAACATATTCCATCCCAACTCAATCATGTATCCTTACCCATGTTACCACCTCAATGCAAGTGATGCAAAAAGGAGCACCACTCGACTTAGTATTCCAATCCATCGGCGGAACAGAAGCTTTGAATCAGAGTTTTGGGATCAATCTTTCTCTATTAGCAGAAGCAAGAGATATGGCATTGTCTTTGAAGAGAGGATCCATTGGAAATAACGTGATGTATTTTGAAACAGGGCAAGGCAGTGCGTTGTCAGCTGGGGCACATCATGGAATTGACCAACAAACATTAGAAGTGAGAGCCTATGCAGTTGCTAGAAAATTTTCTCCCTTACTTGTGAATACTGTCGTCGGGTTTATCGGCCCTGAGTATTTATACAATGGAAAACAAATCATTCGAGCAGGTTTGGAAGATCATTTTTGTGGAAAACTAATGGGTTTACCAATGGGAGTTGACATTTGTTATACGAACCATGCTGATGCAGACCAAGATGATATGGATACCTTATTAACTCTACTCGGAGTGGCAGGTTGTAATTTTATCATGGGGATACCTGGTGCTGACGATGTGATGTTATCATATCAAAGTACTTCATTTCATGATGCATTGTATCTAAGACAAGTATTGGGATTAAAACCGGCACCTGAATTTGAGCAATGGTTGGTTCAGAAAGGTATTTTTTCAAATGGAAAGCAGTTTTTGCCTGTTGAGAATCAAATGGTTGCTCTGTTTGAAAAAGAAATGAGGTTGGATTAA
- the eutC gene encoding ethanolamine ammonia-lyase subunit EutC: MSNLDRWKQFTQARIGLTRFGASISTKDMLKFRLDHARAKDAVVKEPSWDPIFDQLKSLTKLYGIQHQFVKSQVTSKQEYLLRPDLGRRLSEDSKIKLDAMDRGFDLGIVCVDGLSAKAIDENLLLFLEEFLSKIETLHLKLAPLVVVQWGRVAIGDEISEILQSKMCLVIIGERPGLTSSDSLGLYFTYEPKIGKTDEARNCISNVRPLGFPLPLACDKTIYLIQESFSQKRSGVLLKDQMPESKQYTIPKSQ; encoded by the coding sequence ATGTCAAATTTAGATCGCTGGAAACAATTCACACAAGCAAGGATTGGCCTGACAAGATTTGGTGCTTCTATTTCCACCAAAGATATGTTAAAGTTTCGGCTCGACCATGCTAGGGCAAAAGATGCAGTTGTAAAGGAACCCTCTTGGGATCCAATTTTTGATCAGTTGAAATCGCTTACAAAGTTATATGGTATCCAACACCAATTTGTCAAAAGCCAAGTAACCTCTAAACAAGAGTATTTATTAAGACCTGATCTAGGCAGACGGCTTTCGGAAGATTCGAAAATCAAATTGGATGCAATGGACAGAGGTTTTGATTTAGGTATTGTTTGTGTAGATGGTTTGTCTGCGAAAGCAATTGATGAGAACTTACTTTTGTTTTTAGAAGAATTTCTATCAAAAATTGAAACTTTGCATCTTAAACTTGCACCTTTGGTAGTGGTGCAATGGGGTAGAGTTGCGATCGGAGATGAAATATCCGAAATTTTACAATCTAAAATGTGTTTAGTGATCATTGGAGAAAGGCCAGGACTTACTTCCTCTGATAGCCTTGGACTTTACTTTACATATGAACCAAAAATAGGAAAAACGGATGAAGCAAGAAATTGTATTTCCAATGTCAGACCACTTGGATTTCCATTACCATTAGCCTGTGATAAAACAATTTATTTAATCCAAGAAAGTTTTTCCCAAAAACGCTCTGGAGTATTACTCAAAGACCAAATGCCTGAATCAAAACAGTATACAATTCCCAAGAGTCAGTGA
- a CDS encoding cysteine-rich CWC family protein, translating to MKHEEKICPNCLRIFECKVGSIQLCQCTKVQLTKEETEYLATQYTDCLCFQCMETLAFEYRVNQKLVHLPWKI from the coding sequence ATGAAACATGAGGAAAAAATTTGCCCCAACTGTTTGCGAATTTTTGAATGTAAGGTTGGTTCCATTCAATTGTGCCAATGTACGAAGGTTCAATTGACAAAAGAAGAAACTGAATATTTGGCAACTCAGTATACAGATTGTTTGTGTTTCCAATGTATGGAGACATTGGCATTCGAATACAGAGTGAACCAGAAGTTAGTTCACTTACCTTGGAAAATATGA
- a CDS encoding alpha/beta hydrolase family esterase has protein sequence MPFRKRFYSLIFIALCVFTMASCERGFIRSTLKDRFQKKISDLPAPNAITDLTQRITNPGDYVFSIIHQEIPRYYKIHVPISYSQEATVPLLFVFHGGGGDMEIQSKEEYYHQISKSEELGHIVVFPNGYSVYKSGKFATWNAGNCCGEAKKANIDDLGFVKVILGHLTQKMNIDKKRIYSTGMSNGAMMSYQIACSMADQFSGITAVAGTDNTVDCKPSKPISIFHIHAKNDDKVLFYGGAGSSFTDRTLITDFVSVPKTISKWVQWNGCYPTPKIVLQNKDVTCEEYHDCKEGVTVKLCVTEDGGHSWPGGKKPSLLLGGGPPTKAIIANDEMWDFFKSHSNQ, from the coding sequence ATGCCATTTCGAAAACGATTCTATTCATTGATTTTCATTGCACTTTGTGTTTTCACCATGGCTTCTTGTGAACGAGGTTTCATTCGTTCAACCCTCAAAGACAGGTTCCAGAAAAAAATCAGTGATTTGCCTGCTCCGAACGCGATAACTGATCTCACCCAACGCATTACAAATCCAGGTGATTATGTGTTTTCAATCATACACCAAGAGATTCCTCGTTATTATAAAATCCATGTTCCCATATCTTACAGTCAAGAGGCGACTGTCCCACTTTTATTTGTTTTTCATGGAGGTGGAGGTGATATGGAAATCCAATCAAAGGAAGAGTATTACCATCAAATTTCCAAATCAGAAGAATTAGGACACATCGTTGTATTTCCGAATGGATATAGTGTCTACAAATCAGGAAAGTTTGCGACCTGGAATGCAGGTAATTGTTGTGGAGAAGCAAAAAAGGCAAATATAGATGACCTTGGATTTGTAAAAGTTATCCTTGGCCACCTAACACAAAAGATGAACATCGACAAAAAAAGAATTTATTCCACTGGAATGTCAAATGGGGCAATGATGTCTTACCAAATTGCATGTTCAATGGCAGATCAATTTTCTGGGATCACTGCAGTGGCAGGAACTGATAATACAGTTGATTGCAAACCTTCCAAACCAATCTCCATTTTTCATATCCATGCTAAAAATGATGACAAGGTTTTATTTTATGGTGGAGCTGGTTCCAGTTTCACTGACAGAACACTCATAACGGATTTTGTTTCTGTTCCGAAAACTATATCCAAATGGGTACAATGGAACGGTTGTTATCCAACACCAAAAATTGTATTACAAAATAAAGATGTCACATGTGAAGAGTATCACGATTGCAAAGAAGGTGTGACAGTGAAACTCTGTGTGACGGAAGATGGTGGGCATTCTTGGCCAGGTGGGAAAAAACCTTCTCTACTGTTAGGTGGCGGACCACCGACAAAAGCGATCATTGCCAATGATGAAATGTGGGATTTTTTTAAATCCCATTCCAATCAGTAA
- a CDS encoding LLM class flavin-dependent oxidoreductase: MKLSILDLVFINQGQTTKEAIQNSVRVAKAVETFGYHRIWIAEHHNFPSIASAATSVVIGHLAEQTKSIRVGAGGIMLPNHSPLVIAEQFGTLESLYPNRIDLGLGRAPGTDQLTLRALRRDPMASQHFPEDVKELLEYLSSDRKEGMVNAIPGYGTNVPVWILGSSLFGAQLAALLGLPFAFASHFAPTHLKDAVTIYKKQFRPSQYLQSPYVMIAMNVVAADTDVEANHLFTSVEQSFLGILRNKRAPFPPPVSSMDDLWSEQEKQMAKQMLSVSAVGSKETIVKKINKIQEEIQANELIVVSSVYDTDKRIRSFEILMEVQNQIFDPSTTRAVKN; this comes from the coding sequence GTGAAACTTTCAATCTTAGATTTAGTTTTTATCAACCAAGGCCAGACAACAAAAGAAGCAATTCAAAATAGTGTGCGTGTGGCAAAGGCAGTAGAAACATTCGGTTATCATCGAATATGGATCGCAGAACATCATAATTTCCCTTCCATTGCGAGTGCTGCAACATCAGTCGTCATCGGCCATTTAGCGGAACAAACAAAATCCATCCGTGTCGGAGCTGGTGGCATCATGTTACCAAACCACTCCCCACTCGTGATTGCTGAACAGTTTGGAACATTAGAAAGTTTATATCCCAACCGCATTGATTTAGGGTTAGGCAGAGCTCCAGGGACAGACCAGCTCACCTTACGAGCATTACGTAGAGACCCGATGGCATCTCAACATTTCCCTGAAGATGTTAAAGAACTTTTAGAATATTTATCTTCTGACCGAAAAGAGGGAATGGTAAATGCAATCCCAGGTTATGGAACCAATGTTCCGGTTTGGATTTTGGGTTCTAGTTTATTTGGAGCACAACTAGCTGCGCTACTTGGTTTACCTTTTGCATTTGCATCTCATTTTGCCCCTACTCATTTAAAAGATGCTGTTACAATTTATAAAAAACAATTTCGTCCATCGCAATACTTACAATCTCCTTACGTAATGATTGCAATGAATGTTGTGGCAGCCGACACAGACGTAGAAGCGAATCATTTATTCACAAGTGTCGAACAGTCATTTCTTGGCATACTTAGAAATAAACGTGCTCCTTTTCCACCTCCAGTTTCTTCAATGGATGACTTATGGTCTGAACAAGAAAAACAAATGGCAAAACAAATGTTATCCGTATCAGCTGTCGGATCCAAAGAGACAATTGTCAAAAAAATAAACAAAATACAAGAAGAGATCCAAGCAAACGAATTGATTGTTGTATCTTCTGTTTATGACACAGATAAAAGGATCCGTTCGTTCGAAATCCTGATGGAAGTCCAAAACCAAATTTTTGATCCCTCTACCACGCGAGCTGTGAAAAATTAG
- a CDS encoding helix-turn-helix domain-containing protein, translating into MSASNPKIPKDLEFIAKGIFVFESMTPKKEILPFFADGFPGLVFFHSIAPVKVIVGKLSKIMNPVFIYGQTLEPIQIEIEGPYFFVMVQLFPSFVESSFGIPITELTNSCWTIQRSEWTSETKFHKAIQQNSTIIAEEAILDYLHKKSKGFLPDLVLHSCLQTIIDTNGNCEIFKIASDLKMSERTLQRKFQNYVGLTPKQFATIIRFQTSLFEMKAKKESKLTDIAYNIGYADQSHFIRQFKSFTKEKPFQFREKNDPMSGLSNF; encoded by the coding sequence ATGTCTGCTTCAAATCCAAAAATTCCAAAAGATTTAGAATTCATTGCAAAAGGTATATTTGTTTTTGAATCAATGACTCCCAAAAAAGAAATTTTGCCTTTTTTTGCGGATGGTTTTCCTGGACTTGTTTTTTTCCATTCGATTGCTCCTGTAAAAGTGATAGTTGGCAAACTTTCCAAAATTATGAATCCGGTATTCATTTACGGCCAAACTTTAGAACCAATTCAGATTGAAATTGAAGGTCCTTATTTTTTTGTGATGGTGCAACTCTTCCCAAGTTTCGTGGAATCATCCTTTGGAATTCCTATCACAGAACTAACAAATTCCTGTTGGACGATTCAAAGATCAGAATGGACAAGTGAAACAAAATTCCATAAGGCAATACAACAAAATTCAACGATCATAGCAGAAGAAGCAATCTTAGATTATCTTCACAAAAAGTCGAAAGGTTTTTTACCTGATTTGGTTTTACATTCTTGTTTACAAACAATCATCGATACAAACGGAAACTGTGAAATATTTAAAATCGCAAGTGATCTAAAAATGTCGGAACGAACATTACAGCGGAAATTTCAAAATTACGTTGGACTCACTCCCAAACAATTCGCAACAATCATTCGTTTCCAAACTAGTTTGTTTGAAATGAAAGCAAAGAAGGAATCAAAGTTAACAGATATTGCATATAATATCGGATATGCAGATCAATCTCATTTTATCAGGCAGTTCAAATCTTTTACAAAAGAAAAACCATTTCAATTTCGAGAAAAAAACGATCCAATGTCGGGTTTGTCCAATTTTTAA
- a CDS encoding Rossmann-fold NAD(P)-binding domain-containing protein gives MKPLNLILGSSGKTGSRIVNKLNQLEMPIRLGSRKTNPSFDWEKTETWEAVIKGVDHIYISYQPDLAVPESIHHIQILVDLAKKCKVKRLVLLSGRGEPEAINCEKIVQGSGLEWTILRSSWFSQNFSEGMFLDAILERKIIFPKIKFKEPFIDLDDITDLAVEALVNQKHVGKLYELTGPSLYHFEETFRIIANEIKESILFEEIPLEEYISMLGELGLSKDTIWLIQYLFENVLDGRNEFIQNDFESAMGRKPKDLRDYVKETAKSGVWSL, from the coding sequence ATGAAACCATTAAATTTAATTTTAGGTTCCAGTGGAAAAACTGGATCTAGAATCGTAAATAAACTTAACCAATTGGAAATGCCGATTCGGTTGGGATCAAGAAAAACCAATCCATCTTTTGACTGGGAAAAAACTGAAACTTGGGAAGCAGTGATAAAAGGTGTAGATCATATTTACATTTCATACCAACCTGATTTAGCAGTTCCAGAATCGATACATCATATACAAATATTAGTTGATCTTGCTAAAAAATGTAAGGTCAAACGTCTTGTACTACTGTCAGGTAGAGGTGAACCAGAGGCAATAAATTGTGAAAAGATAGTGCAGGGATCTGGATTGGAATGGACAATTTTACGTTCGAGTTGGTTTTCTCAAAATTTCAGTGAAGGTATGTTTCTGGATGCAATTTTAGAGAGGAAAATCATTTTTCCAAAAATCAAATTTAAAGAACCATTTATTGATTTGGATGATATAACAGATCTTGCAGTTGAAGCTCTCGTAAATCAGAAACATGTTGGAAAACTTTATGAATTAACTGGGCCTTCGCTTTATCATTTTGAGGAAACCTTTCGTATCATTGCAAATGAAATCAAGGAGTCGATTCTTTTTGAGGAAATTCCACTCGAAGAATACATTTCGATGTTAGGTGAGCTTGGTTTGTCCAAGGATACAATTTGGCTCATCCAGTATTTGTTTGAAAATGTGTTAGATGGTAGAAATGAATTCATTCAAAATGATTTTGAATCTGCAATGGGAAGAAAACCGAAAGATTTAAGAGATTATGTAAAAGAAACAGCAAAATCAGGAGTTTGGAGTTTGTAA
- a CDS encoding neutral/alkaline ceramidase, with amino-acid sequence MKSQISPLVRVSVSIVSFLFVLACSDKKPSQSAILGLVGTDQLEQSNGLNSEVNSGSGLSRSVAPSLGSSPYLVGVGISDITGPAAEVGMMGFAETAQKTEGIYMRLWSRAYIIGDASKRVVFVSADLGMIFQSIKQAVSKKIATDGELAPYYSEANVLLSATHTHSGPGGYSHYFLYNATTAGFIKENFDVIVNGIYQSIKLAHQNLVPGNVYINQGELTDASKNRSVEAYDKNPASERNFYSSNVDQTMTLLKLVASDGRELGMVNWFAVHPTNVGPSNKLIGGDNKGLASYLFEKTKGTNYSANQTFVAAFAQSNAGDVTPNLWGPADGVNDYIRQNIIADKQYQKAVSLYQSANTQLTGSVDFRHTFVNFSNLYVSSVGTTTCPAGMGASFSAGSVEDNAVSVDFFDEGTTVDSLDWNTNTADAFKASFLGGALGVLWPTSVSESYKLCHAEKPVLIPTGVASFDGNPWTPPVIPIQIVKIGNLSILAIPAEVSTMAGRRIRSLVKNIMQNDYTVISALANSYTSYLTTREEYSSQQYEGASTQFGPHTLKAYEQEFGKLASALRNGVSVPNGPTPADLTNNQATFQTGVVFDDVPLFKSFGNVITQPSPSYAIGSKVTAVFWGAHPKNNMLIGSSFVDIERQNGSTWTVVARDNDPSTTYRWQRDGIAYSKITTSWDSTSYPKGTYRIRHRGHWKSGWTGAISAYQGVTNNFTIQ; translated from the coding sequence ATGAAATCCCAAATAAGTCCCTTGGTTCGCGTGAGTGTATCCATCGTGTCCTTTCTTTTTGTTCTGGCTTGTTCAGATAAAAAGCCGTCCCAGTCCGCCATACTTGGTTTAGTTGGAACTGACCAATTGGAACAATCGAATGGTTTGAATTCGGAAGTTAATTCTGGTTCTGGCCTCAGTCGTTCTGTAGCTCCCAGTCTCGGTTCTTCTCCTTACTTAGTTGGTGTTGGAATCTCTGACATTACTGGGCCTGCAGCAGAAGTTGGTATGATGGGATTTGCAGAAACTGCACAAAAGACGGAAGGGATTTATATGCGCCTTTGGTCAAGAGCGTACATCATTGGCGACGCATCCAAACGTGTTGTGTTTGTCAGTGCTGATTTAGGAATGATTTTCCAATCCATCAAACAAGCAGTAAGCAAAAAAATTGCCACTGATGGGGAACTTGCACCATATTATTCCGAAGCCAATGTTTTATTATCTGCGACACATACACATAGTGGGCCAGGTGGTTATTCTCATTACTTTTTATACAATGCTACAACTGCAGGTTTCATTAAAGAAAACTTTGATGTCATCGTAAATGGAATTTACCAATCAATCAAATTGGCTCATCAGAATTTAGTTCCAGGAAATGTTTATATCAACCAAGGAGAACTTACAGATGCGAGTAAAAACCGATCTGTTGAGGCATATGATAAAAATCCTGCAAGTGAACGTAATTTTTATTCATCCAATGTCGACCAAACAATGACTCTATTAAAACTTGTGGCTTCTGATGGAAGAGAACTTGGGATGGTGAACTGGTTTGCTGTTCATCCAACTAATGTTGGACCTTCAAACAAACTCATTGGTGGAGACAACAAAGGATTGGCTTCTTATTTGTTTGAGAAAACAAAGGGAACCAACTATTCTGCAAACCAAACCTTTGTTGCTGCCTTTGCTCAGTCAAATGCAGGTGATGTAACTCCAAATTTATGGGGACCTGCTGATGGTGTGAATGACTATATTAGGCAGAATATCATTGCAGATAAACAATACCAAAAAGCAGTCAGTTTATACCAATCTGCAAATACTCAATTGACTGGATCCGTTGATTTCCGTCATACATTTGTTAACTTTTCAAATCTTTATGTTAGTAGTGTAGGAACCACAACTTGTCCTGCAGGTATGGGTGCATCTTTTTCTGCTGGTAGTGTTGAAGACAATGCTGTTTCAGTCGATTTTTTTGATGAAGGAACTACTGTAGATTCATTAGATTGGAATACAAATACTGCTGATGCATTTAAGGCGAGTTTTCTTGGAGGAGCACTAGGAGTATTGTGGCCAACTTCAGTGAGTGAATCATATAAGTTGTGTCATGCGGAAAAACCAGTTCTCATTCCAACGGGTGTGGCAAGTTTTGACGGAAATCCTTGGACACCACCTGTCATTCCGATTCAAATTGTCAAAATCGGAAATTTATCCATTTTAGCAATTCCTGCAGAGGTCTCTACGATGGCTGGGAGAAGGATTCGTTCTCTTGTAAAAAATATAATGCAAAACGATTATACTGTCATTTCAGCATTAGCCAATTCATACACTTCCTACCTCACGACAAGAGAAGAATATTCTTCCCAACAGTATGAAGGTGCCTCTACTCAATTTGGACCACATACACTAAAAGCGTATGAACAAGAATTTGGAAAATTAGCATCCGCTTTACGAAACGGTGTATCTGTTCCGAATGGTCCAACCCCAGCCGATCTGACAAATAACCAAGCTACATTCCAAACTGGAGTTGTATTTGATGATGTTCCTTTATTTAAAAGTTTTGGAAATGTGATCACACAACCGTCTCCTAGTTATGCAATTGGATCTAAAGTAACGGCTGTTTTCTGGGGTGCTCATCCAAAAAACAATATGTTAATTGGAAGTAGCTTTGTTGACATTGAAAGACAAAACGGTTCCACATGGACAGTTGTTGCACGAGACAACGATCCATCTACCACATATAGATGGCAACGTGATGGAATCGCATATTCGAAAATTACAACATCCTGGGATTCTACTTCGTATCCAAAAGGAACTTACCGCATTCGCCATCGTGGGCACTGGAAATCAGGTTGGACTGGTGCCATCAGTGCCTACCAAGGAGTGACAAACAATTTTACGATCCAATAG
- a CDS encoding TetR/AcrR family transcriptional regulator: MDKLVDASLSPDLASRPFKFTSKQGRNRRAQLLSIAFELLKEKKPEEISFADICKKAKIPRPSAYHFFPNVEAIFHGIRLLHSEGMVEKLTALKKETFKTWKEYIERSIDVAIEVTNSEIAFPRLIYGYRMSNPEMRLVGQELDIKLANLTKQGLIDRFQLPNLDTLDQIFGVAISIPDSLLKLSYRTYGDFTPWMVGEAKKATISYLLNYFPEVCEPRK; the protein is encoded by the coding sequence ATGGATAAATTGGTAGACGCATCCCTCTCTCCTGACCTTGCTTCAAGGCCGTTTAAATTCACAAGTAAACAGGGAAGGAACAGACGTGCCCAATTGTTATCAATTGCTTTTGAACTCTTAAAAGAAAAAAAACCAGAAGAGATTAGTTTTGCGGATATCTGCAAAAAAGCTAAAATTCCGAGGCCTTCCGCTTACCATTTTTTCCCGAATGTTGAGGCAATTTTCCATGGAATTCGATTGTTACATTCAGAAGGTATGGTCGAAAAACTCACTGCCTTAAAAAAGGAAACTTTCAAAACTTGGAAAGAATACATTGAAAGATCCATTGATGTGGCCATTGAAGTAACAAATTCTGAAATCGCCTTCCCTCGGTTAATCTATGGGTATAGAATGAGTAATCCTGAAATGAGGTTAGTTGGCCAAGAGTTAGATATAAAGTTGGCAAACCTCACCAAACAAGGTTTAATTGATAGATTCCAGTTACCAAATTTAGATACACTTGACCAAATATTTGGTGTCGCCATTTCGATTCCCGATTCTTTGTTAAAACTCTCTTATCGCACATACGGAGACTTTACGCCATGGATGGTTGGAGAAGCAAAAAAAGCCACAATATCTTACTTATTAAACTATTTTCCTGAAGTTTGTGAACCAAGAAAATAA